In the Acropora muricata isolate sample 2 chromosome 10, ASM3666990v1, whole genome shotgun sequence genome, one interval contains:
- the LOC136887775 gene encoding acid phosphatase type 7-like isoform X2: protein MHNNNPEQIHIAFTGFPSERIINYVTPSPYEKPDTVAVYGTSADKLDKKAYGDSFVFPGPGHKFTIHNVKLTGLKSNTRYYYQVGNPDNGCSEIFSFSTKDGNLIFAVYGDLGSRNAVSLDRLKTEAKNGEYDAIIHVGDFAYDMDKKKGRVGDDFMNAIQPIASRVPYMVLPGNHENNDNFTQYLNRFSNIELGVGQTSGSQTSLWWSMDIGLIHFVCFDTEVYSYYPDEGQIQRQLNWLEADLIKANKQRAKTPWIVSLAHKGFFMEKTSFSHFGPLLHKYGVDLHICGHRHNYQRLYPTYKGKVHHQRKHKYVNPAYMTTIVAGSAGGKERLSHSTAPRQMVAKYLKNYGYGHLQAINRTHLHWKWQNIHDKNRSVFQDHLWLVQENHGRRSRPVQDYQEDNIKQLINDIIQEYEDDIRTESIC, encoded by the exons ATGCATAATAACAACCCAGAACAGATTCACATCGCTTTCACGGGATTTCCAAGCGAGAGAATTATAAATTACGTAACCCCGTCGCCTTACGAGAAACCAGACACGGTTGCAGTTTATGGAACAAGCGCGGATAAACTGGACAAGAAGGCTTATGGGGACTCGTTTGTGTTTCCCGGTCCTGGGCATAAGTTTACCATCCATAACGTGAAG TTAACAGGGTTGAAGTCAAACACACGTTATTACTACCAAGTTGGCAATCCAGACAATGGATGCAGCgaaattttctcattttctaCTAAAGATGGCAACTTAATTTTTGCG GTGTATGGTGATTTGGGTTCCCGCAATGCTGTCAGTCTGGATCGTCTCAAAACAGAAGCAAAGAATGGCGAATATGATGCTATCATTCATGTCGGAG ACTTTGCTTATGACATGGATAAAAAGAAAGGAAGAGTTGGAGATGA TTTTATGAATGCTATTCAGCCAATAGCTTCGCGAGTGCCCTACATGGTTCTGCCGGGAAATCACGAG aataacgaCAACTTCACCCAGTATCTCAATCGTTTCTCTAACATTGAGCTTGGTGTTGGTCAAACTAGCGGAAGTCAAACCAGTCTTTG GTGGAGTATGGACATTGGTCTTATTCATTTCGTGTGTTTTGACACAGAAGTGTACTCCTACTACCCCGATGAG GGTCAAATTCAAAGACAGCTGAACTGGCTCGAAGCTGATTTAATCAAG gCCAACAAACAAAGGGCCAAGACTCCGTGGATTGTTTCTTTGGCCCATAAGGGATTTTTCATGGAGAAGACAAGCTTCTCGCACTTCGGTCCACTTCTGCACAAATATGGCGTGGACTTACATATATGCGGCCATAGACACAACTACCAGCGGCTTTACCCAA CATACAAAGGCAAGGTGCACCATCAGAGAAAACATAAATACGTAAACCCTGCTTACATGACGACCATAGTGGCTGGGTCCGCTGGCGGAAAGGAAAGACTTTCCCACAGTACAGCACCTAGGCAAATGGTGGCAAAATACCTCAAGAACTACGG TTACGGTCATCTTCAAGCAATAAATAGAACTCACTTGCACTGGAAATGGCAGAACATTCACGACAAGAATCGCTCAGTATTCCAAGACCATCTGTGGCTTGTGCAAGAAAATCATGGCAGGAGAAGTAGACCCGTCCAGGATTACCAGGAAGACAATATCAAGCAACTCATCAATGATATCATTCAGGAGTATGAAGACGACATTAGAACTGAGAGTATTTGTTGA
- the LOC136887775 gene encoding acid phosphatase type 7-like isoform X1, with translation MEAPFSVTLLFLSLSLTHARYMHNNNPEQIHIAFTGFPSERIINYVTPSPYEKPDTVAVYGTSADKLDKKAYGDSFVFPGPGHKFTIHNVKLTGLKSNTRYYYQVGNPDNGCSEIFSFSTKDGNLIFAVYGDLGSRNAVSLDRLKTEAKNGEYDAIIHVGDFAYDMDKKKGRVGDDFMNAIQPIASRVPYMVLPGNHENNDNFTQYLNRFSNIELGVGQTSGSQTSLWWSMDIGLIHFVCFDTEVYSYYPDEGQIQRQLNWLEADLIKANKQRAKTPWIVSLAHKGFFMEKTSFSHFGPLLHKYGVDLHICGHRHNYQRLYPTYKGKVHHQRKHKYVNPAYMTTIVAGSAGGKERLSHSTAPRQMVAKYLKNYGYGHLQAINRTHLHWKWQNIHDKNRSVFQDHLWLVQENHGRRSRPVQDYQEDNIKQLINDIIQEYEDDIRTESIC, from the exons ATGGAAGCTCCGTTCTCCGTAACACTCCTCTTTCTCTCTCTTAGCCTAACTCATGCAAGATATATGCATAATAACAACCCAGAACAGATTCACATCGCTTTCACGGGATTTCCAAGCGAGAGAATTATAAATTACGTAACCCCGTCGCCTTACGAGAAACCAGACACGGTTGCAGTTTATGGAACAAGCGCGGATAAACTGGACAAGAAGGCTTATGGGGACTCGTTTGTGTTTCCCGGTCCTGGGCATAAGTTTACCATCCATAACGTGAAG TTAACAGGGTTGAAGTCAAACACACGTTATTACTACCAAGTTGGCAATCCAGACAATGGATGCAGCgaaattttctcattttctaCTAAAGATGGCAACTTAATTTTTGCG GTGTATGGTGATTTGGGTTCCCGCAATGCTGTCAGTCTGGATCGTCTCAAAACAGAAGCAAAGAATGGCGAATATGATGCTATCATTCATGTCGGAG ACTTTGCTTATGACATGGATAAAAAGAAAGGAAGAGTTGGAGATGA TTTTATGAATGCTATTCAGCCAATAGCTTCGCGAGTGCCCTACATGGTTCTGCCGGGAAATCACGAG aataacgaCAACTTCACCCAGTATCTCAATCGTTTCTCTAACATTGAGCTTGGTGTTGGTCAAACTAGCGGAAGTCAAACCAGTCTTTG GTGGAGTATGGACATTGGTCTTATTCATTTCGTGTGTTTTGACACAGAAGTGTACTCCTACTACCCCGATGAG GGTCAAATTCAAAGACAGCTGAACTGGCTCGAAGCTGATTTAATCAAG gCCAACAAACAAAGGGCCAAGACTCCGTGGATTGTTTCTTTGGCCCATAAGGGATTTTTCATGGAGAAGACAAGCTTCTCGCACTTCGGTCCACTTCTGCACAAATATGGCGTGGACTTACATATATGCGGCCATAGACACAACTACCAGCGGCTTTACCCAA CATACAAAGGCAAGGTGCACCATCAGAGAAAACATAAATACGTAAACCCTGCTTACATGACGACCATAGTGGCTGGGTCCGCTGGCGGAAAGGAAAGACTTTCCCACAGTACAGCACCTAGGCAAATGGTGGCAAAATACCTCAAGAACTACGG TTACGGTCATCTTCAAGCAATAAATAGAACTCACTTGCACTGGAAATGGCAGAACATTCACGACAAGAATCGCTCAGTATTCCAAGACCATCTGTGGCTTGTGCAAGAAAATCATGGCAGGAGAAGTAGACCCGTCCAGGATTACCAGGAAGACAATATCAAGCAACTCATCAATGATATCATTCAGGAGTATGAAGACGACATTAGAACTGAGAGTATTTGTTGA